A genome region from Erigeron canadensis isolate Cc75 chromosome 3, C_canadensis_v1, whole genome shotgun sequence includes the following:
- the LOC122594247 gene encoding polygalacturonase-like, with protein MYNLKTIFLVIIFLVSSAEAGTATYNVTSFGAKGNGYTDCTKAFLGAWSAACSTTKSATIYVPTGNYLIATPITFAGERCYSSAITIRIYGTLVAPSNYDAIASSGDWIRFHRVNHVTISGGTLDARGGSLWSCKTSHKSCPEGATTLGIYNSKNIVISGLKSVNSQKFHILLDACTTVKLQGVSISAASVSPNTDGIHLMASTDVTISSTKVATGDDCISIGPGNSNLWIEKVACGPGHGISIGSLGWELDEPGVKNVTVTTATFRGTQNGVRIKTWARASHGFVTGVLFQHLTMVNVQNPIIIEQRYCPNNNNCPNQVSGIKISNVVYQDIHGTSASQVAVKLDCSQGNPCSAIRLQDVNLNYIRGNGDQQVMSSCAYAAGTASGIQHPTGCL; from the exons ATGTATAACCTGAAAACTATTTTTCTTGTCATCATTTTTCTAGTCTCATCAGCTGAAGCAGGAACGGCTACATACAATGTGACAAGTTTTGGAGCCAAAGGAAATGGCTACACGGATTGCACGAAGGCCTTTCTCGGTGCTTGGTCTGCTGCATGTTCCACAACCAAGTCAGCCACAATATACGTGCCCACGGGGAACTACTTAATAGCAACTCCCATTACTTTTGCTGGTGAAAGATGCTATAGTAGTGCCATCACGATACGCATTTATGGCACCCTTGTTGCTCCTTCTAACTATGACGCCATTGCCAGCTCTGGTGACTGGATCAGATTTCATAGAGTGAACCATGTTACCATTTCTGGCGGTACGCTTGATGCCAGAGGGGGTTCTCTTTGGTCCTGCAAAACCTCCCACAAAAGCTGTCCGGAAGGAGCCACG ACTCTAGGAATATACAATTCGAAGAACATAGTGATAAGCGGGTTGAAGTCGGTAAACAGCCAGAAGTTCCACATTCTGTTAGACGCATGCACGACAGTCAAATTACAGGGAGTAAGTATATCAGCAGCTAGTGTTAGTCCTAACACAGATGGAATTCACTTAATGGCGTCGACTGATGTCACCATATCGAGTACTAAAGTTGCAACAGGGGATGATTGTATCTCTATAGGTCCTGGTAACAGTAATCTCTGGATAGAAAAGGTGGCTTGTGGTCCAGGTCATGGTATCAG CATTGGGAGTCTAGGATGGGAATTAGATGAACCAGGTGTCAAAAACGTAAcagtgacaacagcaacttttCGAGGAACTCAGAATGGTGTGAGAATAAAGACATGGGCAAGGGCTAGCCATGGATTTGTAACTGGTGTTCTTTTCCAGCATCTGACCATGGTCAACGTTCAAAATCCGATTATCATTGAACAAAGGTACTGCCCGAATAACAATAACTGCCCCAATCAGGTGTCAGGAATAAAGATCAGTAACGTAGTGTATCAGGATATCCACGGAACATCAGCCAGTCAAGTTGCAGTGAAACTGGATTGTAGCCAGGGGAACCCATGCAGTGCAATAAGACTACAAGATGTAAACCTAAACTACATTCGTGGCAATGGTGATCAACAAGTGATGTCATCATGTGCCTATGCTGCCGGGACTGCATCTGGCATACAACATCCAACGGGCTGTCTCTAA